A part of Cottoperca gobio chromosome 4, fCotGob3.1, whole genome shotgun sequence genomic DNA contains:
- the LOC115006801 gene encoding ras-related protein Rab-11B-like encodes MGTRDDEYDYLFKVVLIGDSGVGKSNLLSRFTRNEFNLESKSTIGVEFATRSIQVDGKTIKAQIWDTAGQERYRAITSAYYRGAVGALLVYDIAKHLTYENIERWLKELRDHADNNIVIMQVGNKSDLRHLRAVPTDEARAFAEKNSISFIETSALDSTNVEEAFKNILTEIYRIVSQKQISDRSAHDESPGNNVVDISLPPTTDLQRGNKLPCCQSL; translated from the exons TCGTACTAATCGGAGACTCTGGAGTGGGGAAGAGTAACCTGCTGTCCCGTTTCACAAGAAATGAGTTCAACCTGGAGAGCAAGAGCACCATTGGGGTGGAGTTCGCCACCCGCAGCATCCAGGTGGACGGCAAGACGATAAAAGCTCAAATTTGGGACACAGCTGGACAGGAGCGCTACAGAGCAATCACCTCAGC GTATTACCGGGGTGCAGTTGGAGCTCTCCTGGTTTACGACATTGCCAAGCACCTGACGTACGAGAACATTGAACGCTGGCTCAAGGAGCTGAGGGACCACGCTGACAACAACATCGTCATCATGCAGGTTGGAAACAAGAGCGACCTCCGCCACCTCAGGGCGGTGCCCACTGATGAGGCTCGAGCCTTTGCAG AAAAAAACAGTATCTCGTTTATTGAAACCTCTGCCTTGGACTCCACTAATGTAGAAGAAGCCTTCAAGAACATTCTCACAG AAATCTACCGTATTGTATCTCAGAAGCAAATATCGGACAGATCTGCACATGATGAGTCTCCAGGCAACAATGTAGTGGACATAAGCCTCCCCCCAACCACGGACCTGCAGAGGGGCAACAAACTCCCCTGCTGCCAAAGCCTGTGA